The following proteins come from a genomic window of Pirellula staleyi DSM 6068:
- the ricT gene encoding regulatory iron-sulfur-containing complex subunit RicT, translating into MGRYVVRYGATRALGIFSTRGNDRVGRMAKVIARTHRGLEAADVLCEATDEVATRLGDAPGGQILRELSADDANELVHLHARERKEFETCQKHVERLKLQMQLIDIEHLFGGERIVVYYLSEDRVDFRDLVKALASEFQTRIEMRQIGVRDEAKLLADYGDCGKPLCCNTHLSEMPPVSMKMAKVQKATLDPTKISGRCGRLKCCLRYEYDIYEELMKDMPPVGSEVVTTTGRARVLGQEILSQQLLVQMEDGRRIMIPLTDVVTVLKAGTGKRTREPFGPPQPEGDAPAEGRRDQRRDSRPPRGDRNQADRHSAPTGESEPAASDAPPAESTGERPAGEQPRPQRDQQRSGDRRPPQRGAYQQRDSQQRDPQQRDPQQRGPQQRDGNRDANRGARQPREFAPELQPSADIPPATTTPPESMPRASDSEKPAELPPSAPPAPTPEPGAEDKST; encoded by the coding sequence ATGGGTCGCTACGTTGTCCGTTATGGCGCCACGCGTGCCCTGGGAATCTTTTCGACGCGCGGCAACGATCGCGTTGGTCGTATGGCCAAGGTGATTGCGCGCACCCATCGCGGGCTCGAGGCGGCTGATGTTCTTTGCGAAGCGACCGACGAAGTTGCCACCCGTCTGGGCGATGCGCCGGGGGGACAAATCCTGCGCGAACTCTCGGCCGATGATGCCAACGAACTTGTGCACCTCCATGCCCGGGAGCGCAAAGAATTCGAGACCTGCCAAAAGCATGTCGAGCGACTCAAGTTGCAAATGCAGCTGATCGATATCGAGCATCTGTTTGGTGGCGAACGGATTGTCGTTTATTACCTGTCGGAAGATCGGGTCGATTTTCGCGATCTTGTGAAGGCGCTCGCCTCCGAGTTTCAAACCCGCATCGAAATGCGCCAGATTGGCGTGCGCGACGAAGCCAAACTGCTGGCCGACTACGGCGATTGTGGCAAACCCCTCTGCTGCAACACGCATCTCAGCGAGATGCCGCCGGTCTCGATGAAAATGGCCAAGGTGCAGAAGGCAACGCTCGACCCCACAAAGATTTCGGGGCGCTGTGGTCGGCTGAAATGCTGCCTCCGCTACGAGTACGACATCTACGAAGAGCTGATGAAAGATATGCCGCCGGTCGGCAGTGAAGTGGTGACCACCACCGGCCGGGCCCGCGTGCTGGGGCAAGAGATTCTGTCGCAGCAGCTGCTGGTGCAGATGGAAGATGGCCGGCGAATCATGATTCCGCTGACCGATGTGGTGACGGTGCTCAAGGCGGGGACTGGCAAGCGGACACGCGAGCCGTTTGGTCCGCCGCAGCCCGAAGGTGACGCCCCTGCAGAAGGACGCCGCGATCAGCGGCGCGACTCGCGTCCGCCACGTGGCGACCGAAACCAGGCCGACCGACATTCAGCACCCACTGGCGAAAGTGAACCAGCGGCGAGCGATGCGCCTCCGGCAGAATCGACCGGCGAGCGACCAGCAGGCGAGCAGCCGAGACCACAGCGTGATCAGCAGCGCTCGGGAGATCGTCGGCCTCCGCAGCGTGGCGCCTATCAGCAGCGAGATTCGCAACAGCGCGATCCGCAACAGCGCGATCCGCAGCAGCGTGGTCCACAGCAGCGCGATGGCAATCGAGACGCCAATCGCGGCGCTCGACAGCCGCGCGAATTTGCCCCGGAGCTACAGCCCTCGGCAGACATCCCCCCAGCGACGACAACTCCACCTGAATCGATGCCTCGCGCGAGCGATTCGGAGAAACCTGCGGAGCTTCCGCCATCAGCCCCTCCAGCCCCAACTCCCGAGCCTGGAGCGGAAGACAAGTCCACCTGA
- a CDS encoding transaldolase family protein: protein MHPLGSLIATGTKLYLDSIDPQLVLLNRSLGASGATSNPVIVSDLIRTGRFDQEIVELVSSGLSDSEVAWSLTDKLVTNAQQVFQPVYEATKADDGYVSFELDPLIEDPAANLPHAERVRMYVELGKKWSAGHTNRMIKVPATPAGIEALEPLCALGVSLNVTLIFTMRQYEAARDSVWRGAQQRASLEKFKSVYSIFVSRVDIYTEKQVPELSPAAQGQVGIVNSKLIWKANREFWADKQCPLAQEMIFASTGTKKAEDAPWKYVAALAGSDIQTNPPGTNDAVARSTELFTRQVDVLPPAEVLEEIRTKVDAVKLETVLMDEGIKKFADPQKALLKLIADKRAQLVST, encoded by the coding sequence ATGCATCCGCTCGGCTCACTCATCGCCACCGGCACCAAGCTCTACCTCGATTCGATCGATCCGCAGCTGGTGCTGCTCAATCGGAGCCTCGGAGCAAGCGGCGCCACTAGCAACCCAGTGATTGTTTCCGATCTGATCCGCACCGGAAGGTTCGATCAAGAGATTGTCGAACTCGTCAGCAGTGGGCTCTCCGACAGCGAAGTCGCTTGGAGCCTTACCGATAAACTTGTCACCAACGCCCAGCAAGTGTTTCAGCCTGTGTACGAAGCGACGAAGGCCGACGATGGCTATGTCAGCTTCGAACTCGATCCGCTGATTGAAGACCCTGCGGCCAACTTGCCCCATGCCGAGCGCGTTCGAATGTACGTCGAACTGGGGAAAAAATGGTCGGCCGGACATACCAACCGGATGATCAAAGTTCCAGCGACTCCGGCTGGCATCGAAGCGCTCGAGCCCCTCTGTGCGCTCGGCGTTTCGCTTAACGTCACTCTGATTTTCACGATGCGGCAGTACGAAGCGGCCCGCGATAGTGTGTGGCGCGGAGCGCAGCAGCGGGCGTCGCTCGAGAAGTTCAAAAGTGTCTACAGCATTTTTGTCTCGCGAGTCGACATCTACACCGAAAAGCAGGTCCCCGAGCTTTCGCCAGCTGCTCAAGGTCAAGTCGGCATCGTCAACTCGAAGTTAATTTGGAAAGCGAATCGCGAGTTTTGGGCCGATAAGCAGTGCCCTTTGGCGCAGGAGATGATTTTCGCGAGCACCGGCACCAAGAAGGCCGAGGATGCCCCGTGGAAGTATGTCGCCGCGCTCGCAGGGAGCGACATTCAAACGAATCCCCCCGGGACCAACGATGCGGTTGCCAGGTCGACCGAACTCTTCACGCGGCAAGTCGACGTCCTTCCTCCGGCCGAGGTGCTCGAGGAGATTCGCACGAAGGTCGATGCCGTGAAACTCGAAACCGTGCTGATGGACGAGGGGATCAAAAAGTTCGCCGATCCTCAGAAAGCGCTCCTCAAGCTGATCGCCGACAAGCGTGCTCAGCTCGTCTCGACGTAA
- a CDS encoding MFS transporter, with translation MEPQAGQHDSTLRNPSDSLAPPPSAAAPAKRLSGELSPAETHPAERRNFLLMVTYQILMRTGWIFKTESSIMPAVIDSLGGTGWMRGALPLLNRFGQSVPPMLLARHIKGLAQKKWAFVGTTTSMVAMFLAITSIWLIPGLKDSPYARYIYLAIYALFFAAIGVNQLAYNTLQGKLIRVRSRGRLLMIADTIGAATAIACALLLLPRWLHEDHADFAWIFGFSTGLFAAASIIAWMLVESPDSAEQREEKREPVFAAAWQVLKSDRPFRRLCIVAGLFSSSLVLFPHYQAIASEELNLGTPYLMWWVIAQNVGTAIFSVLTGPLADRFGNRLSLRLLTILICLAPQTALWLSFNPEIGKVGFFMVFLLVGMTPVAQKSFNNYTLELTTPENHPRYLSTLSLCMALPIFFSILVGYFVDWLGFTAVYHAVTVLLVIGAILSFRLIEPRHKLEAASLVTPSAIPPADDSL, from the coding sequence ATGGAACCTCAGGCTGGGCAGCACGATTCGACGCTTCGGAACCCCTCCGATTCGCTTGCCCCACCCCCGAGCGCGGCCGCTCCCGCGAAGCGCCTCAGCGGCGAACTTTCCCCTGCGGAAACACACCCCGCCGAGCGCCGCAACTTCTTGCTGATGGTCACCTATCAGATCCTGATGCGCACCGGGTGGATCTTCAAAACCGAGAGCAGCATCATGCCCGCGGTGATCGATTCACTGGGCGGTACGGGATGGATGCGCGGTGCTCTGCCGCTGCTGAATCGGTTTGGCCAAAGTGTGCCGCCGATGTTGCTGGCTCGGCACATCAAAGGGCTCGCGCAGAAGAAGTGGGCCTTTGTCGGCACCACCACCTCGATGGTCGCGATGTTCCTGGCGATCACCTCGATCTGGCTCATCCCGGGGCTGAAAGACTCCCCCTACGCCCGCTATATCTACCTGGCGATCTACGCCCTCTTCTTCGCCGCTATCGGCGTGAATCAACTCGCCTACAACACGCTGCAAGGCAAACTGATCCGCGTTCGAAGTCGGGGCCGATTGCTGATGATCGCCGACACCATCGGCGCAGCCACTGCTATCGCCTGCGCGCTGCTCCTCTTGCCGCGCTGGCTCCACGAAGACCATGCCGACTTCGCCTGGATTTTCGGTTTCTCGACTGGCCTGTTCGCCGCCGCTTCCATCATTGCCTGGATGCTGGTCGAGAGTCCTGACAGCGCCGAGCAACGCGAGGAAAAACGAGAGCCGGTCTTCGCCGCCGCTTGGCAGGTTTTGAAAAGCGATCGCCCGTTTCGCCGACTTTGCATTGTCGCGGGACTCTTCAGCAGCAGCCTCGTGTTGTTCCCTCACTACCAGGCGATTGCAAGCGAGGAACTGAACCTGGGAACTCCCTACCTGATGTGGTGGGTGATTGCCCAGAATGTTGGGACGGCGATTTTCAGTGTACTCACGGGTCCATTAGCCGATCGTTTTGGAAATCGGCTGTCACTGCGGCTCCTCACCATCTTGATCTGCCTCGCTCCCCAAACCGCGCTGTGGCTTTCGTTTAATCCCGAGATCGGAAAAGTCGGGTTTTTCATGGTCTTTCTGCTCGTGGGGATGACTCCCGTCGCGCAAAAATCATTCAACAACTACACGCTCGAACTTACCACGCCCGAAAATCACCCGCGTTATCTCAGCACGCTGTCGCTCTGCATGGCGCTGCCGATTTTCTTTTCGATCCTGGTGGGATACTTCGTCGATTGGCTGGGCTTTACGGCTGTCTATCATGCTGTGACTGTGCTGCTGGTCATCGGCGCGATCCTCAGTTTTCGGCTGATCGAGCCGCGTCATAAGCTCGAAGCTGCGAGCCTCGTAACTCCCTCCGCCATTCCCCCTGCCGACGATAGTCTGTAG
- a CDS encoding HAD family hydrolase, translated as MIQGVIFDLDGTLADSQLDFEAMRDEMQLPAGQPILEAVAALPAERQHECHAILRRHELEGAARATLLPGAGELLSQLESRSMPISIVTRNSREVTAATLSKLGIRSSLVITRDDGPVKPDPWGALEIIRHWKFDPRSLVMIGDWVFDIACGHAAGTWTVLLTSSDDEARCTPQPDLILPSLAHYDELLAWIDDR; from the coding sequence ATGATCCAAGGTGTCATCTTCGATCTCGATGGAACGCTCGCCGATTCGCAGCTCGACTTCGAGGCGATGCGCGATGAAATGCAGCTTCCGGCGGGCCAACCTATTCTCGAAGCCGTTGCTGCACTCCCGGCCGAGCGGCAGCACGAGTGCCATGCCATCTTGCGCCGGCACGAGCTCGAAGGAGCTGCTCGCGCGACACTCCTTCCTGGAGCTGGCGAGCTGCTGTCGCAGCTCGAGAGCCGCTCGATGCCGATTTCGATCGTCACCCGCAACAGCCGCGAGGTGACAGCCGCGACACTGTCGAAGCTCGGCATTCGCTCCTCACTCGTCATCACGCGCGACGATGGCCCGGTGAAACCCGATCCGTGGGGAGCGCTCGAAATCATTCGTCACTGGAAATTCGATCCCCGCTCGCTCGTGATGATTGGCGACTGGGTCTTCGACATCGCATGTGGCCATGCGGCGGGAACATGGACCGTGCTGCTGACGTCGAGCGACGACGAGGCACGCTGCACGCCGCAGCCCGATTTGATCCTGCCGTCGCTGGCCCACTACGACGAGCTGCTAGCGTGGATCGACGATCGCTAA
- a CDS encoding TIGR03009 domain-containing protein, translating to MTCTALLRLASTFTCHASRFAPVAALLLGTSALAQTYVAPSGASRYAPQTAAPAPVPQTAPRAAGPMQPAMRQGPAPAGPAQPTYTQPNYTQPGPTQQNPVRQVDLQQPIRQPQPGAQPGAQPATPAGPQPGRPIGPGNVQLIPRPAEPAAPQAPAWYPLDAKVQAWVDNVLGYWQQRSSKVETYRCKFQRWDYDPIFGPKDPSVPKTFAEGVIQYAQPDKGLFRLEKLSNYVAATQAGEQPSYVPQTGVLGEHWICDGQRVFEFDARQKKVIERILPAEMQGKAIADGPLPFLFGADAAKIMSRYWLRPLTPPEGVKGEYWLEAVPKSRADAANFKMVHIIIDEKEFLPQGLQVFPPNYDPKTNPVRTAYIFKEREVNKVNLLNKLNPFLKEFFEPQTPSGWERIVENLNVPPGPGPAAQPQPSQATRPAAPAPTGPTPIPR from the coding sequence ATGACTTGCACGGCCCTTCTCCGACTGGCATCGACGTTCACTTGCCATGCTTCGCGTTTTGCTCCGGTGGCTGCGCTGCTGCTGGGGACTAGCGCACTGGCACAAACCTACGTCGCTCCTTCCGGCGCTTCGCGCTATGCTCCTCAAACAGCAGCGCCTGCGCCAGTGCCGCAAACGGCTCCCCGCGCTGCTGGTCCGATGCAGCCAGCGATGCGACAAGGCCCCGCTCCAGCAGGCCCCGCACAACCCACCTACACGCAGCCAAATTACACGCAGCCCGGACCGACACAGCAGAACCCTGTCCGTCAGGTCGATCTGCAGCAGCCGATTCGTCAGCCTCAGCCCGGCGCACAACCGGGCGCTCAACCAGCAACACCTGCAGGCCCCCAGCCCGGTCGACCGATTGGTCCAGGCAATGTGCAGCTGATTCCACGCCCCGCTGAACCAGCTGCTCCGCAAGCGCCGGCCTGGTATCCACTCGATGCCAAAGTGCAAGCTTGGGTCGATAACGTCCTGGGCTACTGGCAACAGCGGAGCTCGAAAGTCGAAACCTATCGCTGCAAGTTTCAGCGCTGGGACTACGACCCGATCTTTGGTCCTAAAGATCCTTCGGTTCCGAAAACGTTTGCCGAAGGTGTGATTCAGTACGCCCAGCCCGATAAAGGTTTGTTCCGACTCGAAAAGCTGAGCAACTACGTGGCTGCCACTCAAGCTGGCGAACAACCCTCGTACGTTCCACAAACGGGCGTGCTCGGTGAACACTGGATTTGCGATGGTCAGCGCGTGTTCGAATTCGATGCGCGTCAGAAAAAAGTGATCGAGCGCATTTTGCCCGCCGAGATGCAAGGGAAAGCGATCGCCGATGGCCCCCTGCCGTTTCTGTTTGGAGCGGACGCCGCCAAGATCATGAGCCGCTATTGGCTTCGACCCCTCACCCCTCCTGAAGGCGTGAAGGGAGAATACTGGCTCGAAGCCGTTCCGAAATCGCGCGCCGATGCCGCCAACTTCAAGATGGTGCACATCATCATCGACGAGAAAGAATTCCTCCCCCAAGGGTTGCAGGTCTTTCCGCCGAACTACGACCCGAAGACCAATCCTGTGCGAACCGCGTACATCTTCAAAGAACGCGAAGTGAACAAGGTGAACCTGCTCAACAAACTCAATCCGTTTTTGAAAGAGTTCTTTGAGCCGCAAACACCGTCGGGCTGGGAACGGATTGTCGAGAACCTGAATGTGCCACCAGGACCAGGTCCGGCAGCGCAGCCCCAGCCTTCGCAGGCGACACGTCCGGCAGCTCCGGCACCGACCGGCCCCACGCCGATTCCGCGCTAA